The following proteins are encoded in a genomic region of [Eubacterium] hominis:
- the map gene encoding type I methionyl aminopeptidase, giving the protein MITTKSPREIEYMREAGRIVGLAHAAAASFIKPGVTTKEVNAVCEEVILKHGAAPSFKGLYDFPAATCISVNSTLVHGIPDDTILKEGDIISVDIGACYHGYHGDSAWTYAVGSIDDEAQKLMDVTKASLFEGLKYAKAGNHLTDISHAIGEYVYQHGYSIPQDYAGHGIGTEVHEDPIVPNFGPSGHGILLKEGMTIAVEPMVHAGRPQTKVLPDGTVLTKDGSLAAHYEHTVVILKDGYEILTTTSEKEEQINNG; this is encoded by the coding sequence ATGATTACGACCAAATCACCAAGAGAAATCGAATATATGCGTGAGGCGGGAAGAATTGTCGGTTTGGCACATGCTGCGGCTGCCTCTTTCATTAAACCGGGTGTGACGACGAAAGAAGTCAATGCGGTTTGTGAAGAGGTCATCTTAAAGCATGGTGCTGCCCCTTCATTCAAGGGACTGTACGATTTTCCAGCAGCAACCTGTATTTCGGTTAACTCGACTTTAGTTCATGGTATCCCGGACGATACAATACTAAAAGAGGGCGATATTATTTCGGTTGATATTGGTGCCTGTTATCATGGTTATCATGGCGATTCGGCTTGGACATATGCGGTCGGCAGCATTGATGATGAAGCACAGAAATTAATGGATGTGACAAAAGCATCATTGTTTGAAGGTCTAAAATATGCGAAAGCTGGGAATCATCTGACTGATATAAGCCACGCAATTGGAGAATATGTTTATCAACACGGTTATTCAATTCCGCAGGATTATGCAGGCCATGGGATCGGAACTGAGGTTCATGAAGATCCGATTGTTCCCAATTTTGGCCCATCAGGTCACGGTATTTTATTAAAAGAAGGTATGACAATTGCAGTTGAACCGATGGTTCATGCAGGAAGGCCGCAGACCAAGGTGCTTCCTGATGGTACTGTTCTGACTAAGGACGGTTCACTGGCAGCTCACTATGAGCATACAGTTGTGATTCTGAAAGATGGGTATGAAATTCTAACAACAACTTCAGAAAAGGAGGAACAAATTAATAATGGGTAA
- a CDS encoding adenylate kinase, with protein sequence MNLLIMGGPGAGKGTMSEKILKKYNVQHISTGDIFRNEMANQTELGILAKSYIDQGLLVPDDVTNQMVKSYLEKTDLGNGYLLDGYPRTIDQAKAFDEMTKGTSLAIGRVISLSIAFEELAGRVTGRRICKKCGAIYHVKSHPPKVEGICDVCGSELIQRKDDTVESLTVRLDEYRRQTEPVMLYYGNQGLLRSVNANQAIEDVWKDTQKALED encoded by the coding sequence ATGAATTTATTGATTATGGGAGGACCTGGTGCCGGTAAGGGTACGATGTCTGAAAAAATCCTGAAGAAATACAATGTTCAGCATATTTCAACTGGAGATATCTTCAGAAATGAAATGGCGAATCAGACTGAATTAGGGATATTGGCAAAAAGCTATATCGATCAGGGACTGCTTGTACCGGATGATGTAACTAATCAAATGGTAAAGAGCTACCTTGAGAAAACTGATCTTGGCAATGGTTATCTGCTTGACGGATATCCGCGCACCATTGATCAGGCAAAGGCCTTTGACGAAATGACGAAGGGAACATCACTGGCGATCGGCAGAGTAATCTCGCTGAGTATCGCTTTTGAAGAACTTGCCGGCAGAGTTACAGGGCGCCGTATTTGTAAGAAATGCGGAGCGATCTATCACGTAAAATCACACCCGCCGAAAGTGGAGGGAATCTGTGATGTATGTGGAAGCGAATTGATTCAGCGCAAAGATGACACAGTTGAAAGCTTAACTGTACGATTAGATGAATACCGCCGTCAGACAGAACCGGTTATGCTGTATTATGGCAATCAGGGACTGCTGCGCAGCGTAAATGCTAATCAGGCCATCGAAGACGTATGGAAAGATACGCAAAAAGCTTTGGAGGACTAA
- the secY gene encoding preprotein translocase subunit SecY — translation MFATAVNMFKNKDIRKRILFTCAMLFIFRFGANIPVPNVDTGALLAGTDSNSLLAMMNLLGGGHFQQFSIFAMGVGPYITGSIIIQLLSMDVIPALTELSKQGQTGRKVIDRYTRYLGVVLCFFQAATMTYAFDKTYHLLLNNSFASYIFVAIVLTAGTMFLLWIGDQISAKGIGNGVSMIIFAGIVANLPGQFKSTYDTLVTAETAGANGMLSFLLYIVVYLVIIVLVVLMTEATRRIPIQYTSSTVIKGKTNELTYLPLKINSASVIPVIFASSVMIAPVTIATFITQNDFTRAMQKVLSFQTWTGLAIYVVLILLFTFFYTNLQVDPEKISENLGKSGTYIPGVRPGAETKNYVSKVLNRITVLGSISLAFIAVLPYVIPLVNPAFANTNVGLGGTGIIIVVGVALETVKSLTSQATQKTYRGFIAR, via the coding sequence ATGTTTGCCACAGCAGTCAACATGTTCAAAAACAAGGATATTCGTAAGAGAATCCTGTTTACATGTGCCATGTTGTTTATCTTCCGTTTCGGAGCAAACATTCCGGTTCCTAATGTTGATACAGGGGCGCTGCTGGCTGGTACGGACAGTAATTCACTGTTGGCGATGATGAACTTGCTGGGTGGCGGACACTTTCAGCAATTCTCAATCTTTGCAATGGGTGTAGGACCTTATATTACAGGTTCAATCATCATCCAATTGCTGTCAATGGATGTAATTCCGGCTTTGACTGAATTGTCAAAGCAGGGACAGACTGGACGTAAGGTCATTGACCGTTACACAAGATACCTCGGTGTCGTACTGTGTTTCTTCCAGGCAGCCACAATGACGTATGCATTTGATAAAACTTATCATCTGCTGCTGAATAACAGCTTTGCATCTTATATCTTCGTTGCTATCGTTTTAACTGCCGGAACAATGTTCCTGCTTTGGATCGGTGACCAGATTTCAGCTAAGGGTATTGGTAATGGTGTATCAATGATCATCTTTGCCGGTATCGTTGCTAATCTGCCTGGTCAGTTTAAATCGACCTATGATACTTTAGTAACGGCTGAAACGGCAGGTGCCAACGGCATGCTGAGTTTCTTGCTGTATATTGTTGTGTATTTGGTAATTATCGTTCTTGTTGTTTTAATGACTGAAGCAACTAGAAGAATTCCTATCCAATATACTTCAAGTACAGTAATCAAGGGTAAAACCAATGAATTGACTTATCTGCCATTAAAGATCAACTCAGCCAGCGTTATCCCAGTAATCTTTGCTTCTTCAGTAATGATTGCACCGGTAACGATTGCTACCTTTATCACACAAAATGATTTCACGCGTGCGATGCAGAAGGTGCTGAGCTTCCAGACATGGACAGGTTTAGCCATCTATGTAGTCTTGATACTCTTATTTACTTTCTTCTACACGAATCTTCAGGTTGATCCTGAAAAGATTTCCGAGAATCTCGGTAAATCAGGTACATATATTCCAGGTGTAAGACCTGGTGCTGAAACAAAGAATTATGTCAGCAAGGTTTTAAACCGCATAACTGTACTTGGTTCAATTTCATTGGCATTTATCGCTGTGCTGCCATATGTGATCCCATTAGTTAATCCGGCGTTCGCAAATACAAATGTTGGTTTAGGCGGAACGGGTATCATCATCGTAGTCGGTGTTGCTCTTGAAACGGTGAAGTCATTGACCAGTCAGGCTACACAGAAAACATACCGTGGATTTATTGCTCGATAG
- the rplO gene encoding 50S ribosomal protein L15: protein MKLHEMSYTEGARRERKRIGRGHGSGHGKTSGKGQKGQNARSGGGVRLGFEGGQTPIMRRLPKRGFTNFNRKVFAIVNVESLNVFENDTVVTPELLIETGLVRKELDGIKILGQGELEKKLTVKANKFSGSAVSTIEQAGGKVEVI from the coding sequence ATGAAATTACATGAAATGAGTTATACAGAAGGAGCTAGACGCGAAAGAAAGAGAATCGGACGCGGACATGGTTCTGGACATGGTAAAACATCTGGTAAAGGTCAAAAGGGACAAAACGCTCGCAGCGGCGGTGGTGTTCGTTTAGGTTTTGAAGGTGGACAGACACCAATCATGAGACGTTTACCAAAACGTGGATTTACAAACTTCAATCGTAAAGTATTTGCAATCGTTAATGTTGAGAGCTTAAACGTTTTCGAAAACGATACAGTTGTAACTCCTGAATTATTGATTGAAACAGGTCTTGTAAGAAAAGAACTGGATGGAATTAAAATCTTGGGACAAGGCGAATTAGAGAAAAAATTAACTGTAAAGGCTAATAAATTTTCTGGGTCAGCTGTATCTACCATTGAACAAGCAGGCGGAAAAGTTGAGGTAATCTAA
- the rpsE gene encoding 30S ribosomal protein S5 — MERKPRRDREREKEFEERVVTINRVTKVVKGGRRFRFAALVVIGDKKGRVGFGTGKANEVPDAIKKAIEDAKKNVFNVAIVNGTTIPHEIVGKFGAGEILLRPASEGTGVIAGGAVRDVLELAGFSDILSKCLGSRTPVNMVSATINALQNLKTIEETARLRDKKPQEIR; from the coding sequence ATGGAACGCAAACCAAGAAGAGACCGCGAACGCGAAAAAGAATTTGAAGAACGCGTCGTTACGATCAATCGTGTTACCAAGGTTGTTAAAGGTGGACGCCGTTTCCGCTTTGCTGCTCTTGTCGTGATCGGTGATAAAAAGGGACGTGTAGGTTTCGGTACAGGTAAAGCTAATGAAGTACCTGATGCTATCAAAAAAGCCATTGAAGATGCTAAGAAGAATGTCTTCAATGTTGCTATCGTAAACGGAACAACTATTCCACATGAAATCGTTGGTAAATTCGGTGCCGGTGAAATCCTGCTCCGCCCGGCTTCAGAAGGTACTGGAGTTATCGCTGGCGGCGCTGTACGTGATGTACTGGAATTGGCTGGATTCAGCGATATCCTGTCTAAGTGCTTGGGGTCACGCACACCAGTTAACATGGTAAGTGCAACGATCAACGCTCTTCAGAATCTGAAGACAATCGAAGAAACTGCTCGTCTTCGTGATAAAAAGCCTCAGGAAATTCGTTAG
- the rplR gene encoding 50S ribosomal protein L18 — translation MLKKVSRNDERLRRHARVRTKVNGTAECPRLNVFRSNAHIHVQIIDDVAGKTLVAASSVELKLENGGNVAAAAAVGTEVAKRALAAGIENVVFDRGGYIYHGRVKAVAEAAREAGLKF, via the coding sequence ATGCTTAAGAAAGTTTCAAGAAACGATGAACGTTTACGTCGTCATGCACGTGTTCGTACCAAAGTCAATGGTACTGCTGAATGCCCTCGCTTAAACGTATTCCGTTCAAACGCACATATCCATGTGCAGATTATTGATGATGTTGCAGGCAAAACTTTAGTTGCTGCCAGCAGTGTTGAATTGAAGTTAGAAAATGGCGGTAATGTTGCTGCTGCAGCGGCTGTTGGTACAGAAGTTGCAAAGCGCGCATTGGCTGCCGGTATTGAAAATGTAGTATTTGACCGTGGCGGATATATTTACCACGGACGTGTCAAGGCAGTGGCTGAAGCAGCCCGTGAAGCCGGACTGAAATTTTAA
- a CDS encoding DNA topoisomerase 3, producing MILVIAEKPSVAQTIAAVLGAKEKKDGFLTGSGYIVSWCVGHLVGLAEAATYGEQYKKWSYDSLPILPQEWKYTVASDKEKQFKTLKELMHRADVSEVVNACDAGREGELIFRFVYEMAGCKKPMRRLWISSMEDSAIKEGFSRLKNGEEYDALFASALCRAKADWLIGINATRLFSVLYNHTLNVGRVQTPTLKMLVDRDAAITTFKKEKYYHVRLVLSGAEAASEKLSDRSEADKLKAACEVSKAVCASLVKEKKTAAPPKLFDLTSLQREANRLFGYTAKQTLDLAQSLYEKRLLTYPRTDSAFLTDDMSDTAAGIIKLLCGKFSFMAGKDFTPELGKVLNSKKVSDHHAIIPTMELAKTDLATLPESERNILTLAGARLLMATAAPHTFEAVTAVFECAGQSFIARGKTVLSDGWKEIDRRYRAALKNKPETDDADSDTEKTLPPFTEGQTFENPTAKVTEHDTTPPKPHNEASLLSAMERAGSEDTDPDAERKGLGTPATRAAVIEKLVKGGFVERKGKQLLPTKDGINLVCVLPDTLTSPQLTAEWENNLTQIAKGKADPAAFMEGIEDMARELVKTYPFLSDDKAQMFKPEREALGSCPRCGSPVYEGKKNYYCSNKECSFTMWKNDRFFEERKVTFTPKIAAALLQSGKVNVKKLYSPKTGKTYDGTIVLADTGGKYVNYRIELSKKK from the coding sequence TTGATTTTAGTTATCGCAGAAAAGCCCAGTGTGGCACAGACAATCGCTGCCGTACTGGGGGCAAAGGAAAAGAAAGACGGATTTCTCACAGGAAGCGGCTATATCGTTTCTTGGTGCGTGGGACATTTGGTAGGGCTTGCGGAAGCTGCCACCTACGGGGAACAATATAAAAAGTGGAGCTATGACAGCTTACCGATTTTGCCGCAGGAATGGAAGTACACCGTTGCTTCTGACAAGGAAAAGCAATTCAAAACCCTAAAAGAGCTTATGCACCGGGCAGACGTTTCCGAAGTCGTCAATGCCTGCGACGCGGGGCGCGAGGGCGAACTCATTTTCCGCTTTGTCTATGAAATGGCGGGCTGCAAGAAACCTATGCGCCGCCTTTGGATTTCTTCTATGGAGGACAGCGCAATCAAAGAGGGCTTTTCCCGTCTGAAGAACGGCGAGGAATACGACGCGCTCTTTGCTTCCGCATTGTGCAGGGCAAAGGCTGACTGGTTAATCGGTATCAATGCCACCCGCCTTTTCTCTGTCCTTTACAATCATACCTTGAACGTGGGACGCGTACAGACCCCGACCTTAAAAATGCTTGTTGACCGGGACGCAGCGATTACCACATTTAAGAAAGAAAAATACTACCATGTGCGCCTTGTCTTATCCGGCGCGGAAGCTGCAAGCGAAAAACTATCTGACCGTTCCGAAGCTGACAAGCTGAAAGCTGCTTGCGAAGTGTCAAAAGCAGTCTGTGCTTCCCTTGTGAAAGAGAAAAAGACCGCAGCCCCGCCGAAGCTCTTTGACCTTACTTCTTTACAGAGGGAAGCAAACCGCCTGTTCGGTTATACCGCAAAGCAGACCCTTGACCTTGCACAATCTCTGTATGAAAAAAGACTTCTTACTTATCCGAGAACAGACAGCGCATTTCTGACCGACGACATGAGCGACACAGCGGCGGGCATTATCAAGCTGCTTTGTGGGAAATTTTCTTTTATGGCGGGAAAAGACTTCACGCCGGAGCTTGGAAAGGTGCTGAACAGTAAAAAGGTATCAGACCACCATGCCATTATCCCGACTATGGAGCTTGCAAAGACCGACCTTGCCACGCTGCCGGAAAGCGAAAGGAATATCCTTACCCTTGCCGGGGCGCGTCTGCTCATGGCGACCGCTGCACCGCATACCTTTGAAGCGGTTACAGCAGTTTTTGAATGTGCCGGACAGTCTTTTATCGCAAGGGGAAAAACGGTGCTGTCCGACGGGTGGAAAGAGATTGACCGAAGATACAGGGCAGCCTTAAAGAACAAGCCCGAAACGGACGACGCAGACAGTGACACAGAAAAGACCCTGCCGCCATTTACCGAGGGACAGACCTTTGAAAATCCGACGGCAAAGGTAACGGAGCATGACACAACACCGCCAAAACCTCACAACGAAGCGTCGCTGCTCTCTGCTATGGAGCGCGCCGGAAGTGAGGACACCGACCCGGACGCAGAACGCAAAGGGCTTGGAACTCCCGCCACCCGCGCCGCCGTCATTGAAAAACTGGTAAAGGGCGGCTTTGTGGAGCGAAAAGGCAAGCAGCTACTTCCCACAAAGGACGGTATCAATCTTGTGTGTGTCCTGCCGGACACCTTGACAAGCCCGCAGCTTACCGCAGAATGGGAAAACAATCTGACGCAGATTGCCAAAGGCAAGGCAGACCCCGCCGCATTTATGGAGGGTATCGAGGATATGGCGCGGGAACTGGTAAAGACCTATCCGTTTCTTTCTGATGATAAAGCGCAGATGTTCAAGCCGGAACGGGAAGCGTTGGGAAGCTGCCCCCGCTGCGGTTCTCCTGTCTATGAGGGAAAGAAAAACTACTATTGCAGCAATAAGGAATGTAGCTTTACCATGTGGAAAAATGACCGTTTCTTTGAAGAACGAAAAGTAACCTTTACCCCCAAAATTGCCGCTGCACTCTTACAATCCGGCAAAGTAAATGTGAAAAAGCTCTATTCCCCAAAGACGGGCAAAACCTACGACGGAACTATCGTATTGGCTGATACAGGCGGGAAATATGTCAACTACCGCATTGAACTGTCGAAGAAGAAATAA
- a CDS encoding DUF4366 domain-containing protein has translation MKNKLKKTMTALCAALILMGGFSVPAYAQGAATEPPAGDATNDSNVVVEEKEETPPLTPKGNATLVDDYGGNKQLITVTTKGGNYFYILIDRAAEGEQTVHFLNQVDEADLMALTENGEAAKKPEICNCTEKCEVGKVNTSCPVCVTSMTGCTGKEPTPTPTEQPEELKEKGGNPGVVLALVLFALLGGGAAFYYFKFLKPKQNVKGDTDLEDFEFEDYDEDEPEADTGETPEDEETEEETL, from the coding sequence ATGAAGAATAAACTGAAAAAGACCATGACTGCCCTTTGTGCCGCCCTTATCCTTATGGGCGGTTTTTCTGTCCCTGCCTATGCACAGGGCGCAGCCACAGAGCCGCCCGCCGGGGACGCGACCAACGACAGTAATGTAGTTGTGGAGGAAAAAGAGGAAACGCCGCCCCTTACCCCAAAGGGAAACGCTACACTGGTTGACGATTACGGCGGCAATAAGCAACTTATCACTGTTACCACCAAAGGCGGCAACTATTTCTATATCCTCATTGACCGCGCCGCCGAGGGCGAACAGACCGTACATTTCCTAAATCAAGTGGACGAAGCCGACCTTATGGCACTGACCGAAAACGGCGAAGCTGCCAAAAAGCCGGAAATCTGTAACTGTACGGAAAAATGCGAAGTCGGAAAGGTAAACACGTCCTGCCCGGTATGTGTTACCAGTATGACAGGCTGCACAGGCAAAGAACCTACCCCAACACCAACGGAGCAGCCGGAAGAACTGAAAGAAAAAGGCGGCAATCCCGGTGTGGTGCTTGCCTTAGTCCTCTTTGCCCTGCTTGGTGGCGGCGCAGCGTTCTACTACTTTAAGTTTCTAAAGCCGAAGCAGAATGTAAAGGGCGATACCGACCTTGAAGATTTTGAATTTGAGGACTACGACGAGGACGAGCCGGAAGCAGATACCGGGGAAACTCCCGAAGATGAAGAAACGGAGGAAGAAACCCTATGA
- a CDS encoding DUF4315 family protein: MANNKIDRINKEIAKTREKITEYQNKLKGLEAQKTEAENLEIVQLVRAMRLTPQELNAMLSGGGIPGMTAAPAEENEQEENADEE; the protein is encoded by the coding sequence ATGGCAAACAATAAAATCGACCGTATCAATAAGGAAATCGCAAAGACCCGCGAGAAAATCACAGAGTATCAGAACAAGTTAAAAGGACTGGAAGCGCAGAAAACCGAAGCGGAAAACCTTGAAATCGTGCAGCTTGTACGAGCTATGCGTCTGACCCCGCAGGAACTGAACGCTATGCTGTCCGGCGGCGGTATTCCCGGCATGACTGCCGCACCCGCAGAAGAAAACGAACAGGAGGAAAATGCAGATGAAGAATAA